A region from the Osmerus eperlanus chromosome 11, fOsmEpe2.1, whole genome shotgun sequence genome encodes:
- the c18h3orf33 gene encoding protein C3orf33 homolog — translation MPETRLENAKEAYNIVSVVSKFADDHLNIVRKTSAVLAIAGLIVISRSIKLITKFNSVSEIPARFIEQNVSLRGRVKSITEKGLEVEHIPIHVPLLSTLLTRRVCLSRLAVHLAGVELTPEARLWMEENLSPTQVVWLRLLSRDQETLHCLVSLSTGSVWARSVNEELLKLGLARTVPVWGLPPQSRLHWRLHKRLLQSEVSAERKRRGLWKEDSQWEKASRTFRENRVVRFLMRLFKWT, via the exons ATGCCGGAGACTCGCCTGGAGAATGCAAAGGAAGCATATAACATCGTTTCAGTTGTATCTAAATTTGCTGATGATCATTTGAATATTGTCCGG AAAACCAGCGCTGTGCTCGCTATCGCAGGTCTTATTGTAATATCTAGAAGTATCAAATTA ATCACTAAGTTTAACTCCGTTTCTGAGATCCCAGCTCGCTTTATCGAGCAGAATGTCAGTCTCCGAGGGAGAGTCAAGTCCATCACTGAGAAAGGTCTGGAAGTGGAACACATCCCAATCCacgtacctctcctctccacactgcTGACCAGAC gtgtgtgtttgtcgcgGCTGGCGGTGCATCTGGCAGGGGTGGAGCTAACCCCAGAGGCCAGGTTGTGGATGGAGGAGAACCTGAGCCCCACCCAGGTGGTCTGGCTGAGGCTCCTCAGCAGGGACCAGGAGACTCTGCACTGTTTAGTGTCTCTCAGCACA GGGTCAGTGTGGGCCAGGAGTGTGAACGAGGAGCTGCTGAAGCTGGGACTCGCCCGCACAGTTCCTGTCTGGGGACTTCCTCCTCAGTCACGGCTACACTGGCGCCTCCACAAACGGCTCCTCCAATCAGAGGTCAGCGCTGAGAGGAAGAGGCGGGGACTGTGGAAGGAGGACAGCCAATGGGAGAAGGCGTCTCGGACCTTCAGAGAAAATCGGGTGGTCAGATTCCTAATGAGACTCTTTAAGTGGACCTGA